A single region of the Parcubacteria group bacterium CG10_big_fil_rev_8_21_14_0_10_36_14 genome encodes:
- a CDS encoding crossover junction endodeoxyribonuclease RuvC, whose amino-acid sequence EKLFFCKNVKTALDVGHARGIILLEGMNAGLELHEFTPLQVKQAITGYGVADKMQMQKMVQQILHLHELPRPDDAADALALAITLANSINLIDKNAVKK is encoded by the coding sequence TTGAAAAATTATTTTTTTGTAAAAATGTAAAAACTGCATTGGATGTAGGACATGCGCGTGGTATAATTTTACTTGAAGGTATGAACGCAGGCTTAGAGCTTCATGAATTCACTCCTCTACAAGTTAAACAGGCGATAACCGGCTATGGTGTGGCGGATAAAATGCAGATGCAAAAAATGGTTCAACAGATTTTGCACCTCCATGAATTACCAAGACCGGACGATGCCGCTGACGCCTTAGCGCTTGCTATAACGCTGGCAAACTCAATTAATCTTATAGATAAAAATGCCGTCAAAAAATAA